Within the Pseudonocardia alni genome, the region GACCGCCCACGTGGCCACGGCCAGCACGGCCAGCAGCGCGGTGGTGACCAGGATGGGGCGGGACCGGCGCCGCTCGTAGGGACGGTCGCCGCGGGTACGGGTGGGAAGCATCAGAACGACCCTCCGTCCAGGACGTGGTGCCCCAGCGCGACGAGCGGGCCGACCGACCCGTCGAGGCCCTCGGCCATCTCCTCGGGCACCGACCCGGCCCGGACCCGGGCCAGGATCCCGGCGAGCACGACGGCCAGCTTGAACGCGCCGAACCCGACGTACCAGGGCAGCGGGCCGGCGTCGAGGCCGGTGCGCGCGGTGTAGCCCCCGACGAGCTCGCGCCGCGTCGGGAAGCCGGGCAGGCCGGTCGGGCTCGGCAGCGGCTGGGCCGCGGACCAGACGGCGTCGTCGCCGTCCTGCTTCCAGTAGACGAGCAGCAGCCCGAGGTCGGCCAGCGGGTCGCCGAGGGTGGACATCTCCCAGTCCAGCACCGCGCGGATACGGCCGGGGTCCTCGGCGTCGAACACGCAGTTGTCGAGCCGGTAGTCACCGTGCACGACGGTGTGCCGCTGCGCGGCGGGGACGTCGGCGGCCAGCCGCTCGGACAGCCGGGTGAGCTCGGACTCCTCGTCGGCGTCGACGGGGACGGGGTCGTCGCCGTCGCGGGCGGCGGCCCACTGCGTGCCCCAGCGCCGGATCTGGCGCTCCATGAAGCCGTCCGGGCGACCGAAGTCACCCAGCCCCGCCGCGGCCGGGTCGACGGCGTGCAGCGCGGCCAGCACGTCCACCAGCGCGTCGCCCGCGGCGCGGCGCTGCGCCTCGGTGGACGCCCAGCCCTCGGGCAGGTCGTCGAGCGGCACGACGCCGTCGACGAGCTCCATCACGAAGCAGGGGGCGCCGAGCACGTCGCCGTCGTCGGCGGCCAGCACCGCGGGGACGGGCACGGCGCTCGGCCCGAGAGCGGAGATCACGCGCTGCTCGCGGCCCATGTCGTGGGCGGTCGCGGCGACCTCGCCGACCGGCGGACGACGCAGCACGACGGCGCCGGCGGGGGAGGAGACCCGGTAGGTCAGGTTGGACCGCCCGGCGCCGATCGAGGTGAGCTGCGCCTCGCGCCACCGTTCGTCGCCGAGGGCCGTGGACAGCCACGCGCCGACGGTGGCGGGGTCGGCACCGGGCGTGGGCGTGCGGGCGCTCGTCGTCACACCGGGCGACACTAGTGCGCCCGGCGGCGCCCGCGCCCGGGCGACACCCGGCGTGATCGGGGGACTCGCCGCGACGCCCGCCGGACGCTGGGCTACCCTCCCCGCCGCCGGTGCCGGACCGGCCGCGACAGGACGCGCGACGGACGAGCCACCCGGACCTGCGGGGAAGGTGAGACCGGCGTCACTCCGGGAGCCGGGCACAAACCCGCTTCCCGCGACGTTCCTCAGCGGCACGCGACGACCAACCGATGCGAAGTACCGCTGTTCGAGGGCCGAATCGAGCAGCACGGACGTAAGGCAAGGGTGAGACCTGATGGCGACCGACTACGACGCCCCACGTCGCAATGAGGCCGACGAGATGGCCGAGGACTCGCTCGACGAGCTCAAGCAGCGCCGCAACGAGGCGCAGTCCGCGGTCGTCGACGTCGAGGAGACCGACACCGCGGAGAGCTACGAGCTCCCGGGCGCGGACCTGTCGGGCGAGGAGCTGACGGTGAACGTCCTGCCGAAGCAGGCGGACGAGTTCACCTGTGCGAGCTGCTTCCTGGTGCACCACCGGAGCCGTCTCGCCAGCACCTCGGGCGGGCAGTTCCTCTGCCGCGACTGCGCGGCCTGACCGGGCCCGCACTGCGGGACCACGACGACGGGCCCCGGCGGATTCCGCCGGGGCCCGTCGTGTGTCCGCGGGGTCAGCTCTGCTGGGGGTGCGGCGCCTGCGCGGCGATCGCCGCCCGCAGCGCGTCGGGACGGCGCGTGCTGAGCACCCAGTAGGGCTCGTCGCGGCCGGTCGCCTGGACCCGCACCAGCGGCCCCACCCACGCCCGGTGCAGCACGTAGGCCTGCGGGTCGAGGTCGGGGCCCATCGCCTGCTGCTTGTCGGCGCGCGCGACGGTGTCGGTGACCCCGGCCGCGGACAGCGGCAGCTCCCGGCCGTTCGAGATCAGCACGCCGTCGCGGACGGTGGTGCGGCTGCGGCCCATCCACCACAGGACGCCGACGCACAGCGGCACCATGACCAGATAGCCCAGCCACGCCCGCAGGCCGGGATAGCCCATGTGGATCTGCGCGCCCATCAGGACACCGAGCCCGACGGCGAGCAGGTACCACCACACCGGGACGGACAACCGCTCGTCGAACGCAGCAGGGCCAGCCGTCGCAGAGTCGGTCTCCGGAACCCGTTCGCTCACGAGGCCCAGGGTAGCGTCGCCCGCCGTGCCCGGTTCCGTGCCCGCTCCCCCGGACCAGCCGCCGGCAGCAGCGTCCGTCGACGTCCTGCTGACGCGGCTCGACCCCGACGTCCCCCACCCCGCGTACGCGCGGCCCGGGGACGCCGGGGCCGACCTCGTGACGACCACCGACGTGGTCCTCCTGCCCGGGCGCCGGGCGCTCGTCGGGACCGGGGTGGCGATCGCGCTGCCCGAGGGCTACGCCGGGTTCGTGCACCCGCGGTCCGGCCTCGCGGCCCGCTGCGGGTTGTCGATCGTCAACGCGCCCGGC harbors:
- the dut gene encoding dUTP diphosphatase; the encoded protein is MPGSVPAPPDQPPAAASVDVLLTRLDPDVPHPAYARPGDAGADLVTTTDVVLLPGRRALVGTGVAIALPEGYAGFVHPRSGLAARCGLSIVNAPGTVDAGYRGEITVCLVNTDPDTPVELRRGDRIAQLVVQRVETARFVEVTALPASVRGAAGHGSTGGNAALVAGGGDQ
- a CDS encoding DUF3093 domain-containing protein; its protein translation is MSERVPETDSATAGPAAFDERLSVPVWWYLLAVGLGVLMGAQIHMGYPGLRAWLGYLVMVPLCVGVLWWMGRSRTTVRDGVLISNGRELPLSAAGVTDTVARADKQQAMGPDLDPQAYVLHRAWVGPLVRVQATGRDEPYWVLSTRRPDALRAAIAAQAPHPQQS
- a CDS encoding DUF4193 domain-containing protein, translated to MATDYDAPRRNEADEMAEDSLDELKQRRNEAQSAVVDVEETDTAESYELPGADLSGEELTVNVLPKQADEFTCASCFLVHHRSRLASTSGGQFLCRDCAA
- a CDS encoding phosphotransferase family protein, with product MTTSARTPTPGADPATVGAWLSTALGDERWREAQLTSIGAGRSNLTYRVSSPAGAVVLRRPPVGEVAATAHDMGREQRVISALGPSAVPVPAVLAADDGDVLGAPCFVMELVDGVVPLDDLPEGWASTEAQRRAAGDALVDVLAALHAVDPAAAGLGDFGRPDGFMERQIRRWGTQWAAARDGDDPVPVDADEESELTRLSERLAADVPAAQRHTVVHGDYRLDNCVFDAEDPGRIRAVLDWEMSTLGDPLADLGLLLVYWKQDGDDAVWSAAQPLPSPTGLPGFPTRRELVGGYTARTGLDAGPLPWYVGFGAFKLAVVLAGILARVRAGSVPEEMAEGLDGSVGPLVALGHHVLDGGSF